One part of the [Synechococcus] sp. NIES-970 genome encodes these proteins:
- a CDS encoding permease of the drug/metabolite transporter, with the protein MAPNLSKSSFSQLPLVLIAPFFLWGTAMVAMKGVMPQTTPLFLAGLRLMPAGLLVLLFGLLSGRDRHISPKGWLWIALFALVDGLMFQGFLAEGLVKTGAGLGSVMIDSQPLAVALLSSWLFGEVIGLWGWLGLGFGIAGISLIGIPDAWIFAVAHGDFSFFQWDSLEVSGEVLMLGASLSMAVGTILIRYVSRHADPVMATGWHMVLGGIPLFIASDQLETLQWQFINTTGWWELAYAAVFGSAIAYGLFFYLASEGNLTSLSALTFLTPVFALIFGNLLLGEELSTLQWFGVGLTLVSIYLINQREKIATWFTDPMVEKTVAPSKASKIPVETGKQP; encoded by the coding sequence ATGGCCCCTAATCTCTCGAAGTCAAGCTTTAGCCAACTGCCGCTCGTGCTCATCGCTCCCTTTTTTCTCTGGGGGACAGCCATGGTCGCCATGAAAGGGGTGATGCCCCAAACGACGCCTCTGTTCCTCGCGGGATTGCGTTTAATGCCAGCTGGATTACTGGTTCTCTTGTTTGGGCTACTGTCGGGACGCGATCGCCACATTTCCCCCAAAGGTTGGCTCTGGATTGCGCTGTTTGCGTTGGTTGATGGCCTCATGTTCCAAGGTTTTCTCGCCGAGGGCTTGGTGAAAACAGGGGCAGGTTTAGGGTCGGTGATGATTGACTCCCAACCATTAGCGGTGGCTTTGTTATCCAGTTGGCTATTTGGAGAAGTGATTGGCCTGTGGGGTTGGCTCGGCTTGGGTTTTGGGATTGCCGGAATCAGTTTAATTGGTATTCCCGATGCGTGGATTTTTGCGGTGGCGCATGGAGATTTTTCCTTTTTCCAGTGGGATAGCCTAGAGGTGAGCGGCGAAGTATTGATGTTGGGTGCGTCTCTATCGATGGCGGTGGGGACAATTCTCATTCGCTATGTGAGCCGCCATGCTGATCCGGTCATGGCGACGGGCTGGCATATGGTTCTCGGCGGCATTCCACTGTTTATCGCTTCGGACCAACTGGAAACATTGCAATGGCAATTTATCAATACGACGGGTTGGTGGGAGCTGGCCTATGCGGCAGTTTTTGGGAGTGCGATCGCCTATGGTTTATTTTTCTACCTGGCTTCCGAGGGTAATTTAACGAGCCTCAGCGCCCTCACTTTTCTCACACCTGTTTTTGCCCTGATTTTTGGCAATTTACTCCTGGGAGAAGAATTGAGTACTCTCCAGTGGTTTGGGGTTGGCCTCACTCTGGTGAGCATTTATTTGATTAACCAGCGGGAAAAAATCGCGACTTGGTTTACCGATCCAATGGTAGAAAAAACGGTTGCTCCGTCCAAAGCTTCGAAAATTCCCGTCGAGACTGGCAAGCAACCCTAG
- the sppA_1 gene encoding signal peptide peptidase SppA, 36K type, producing the protein MVWPFPPKTRKQIARIEITGAIAADTRKRVLKALEEVEEKKYPALLLRIDSPGGTVGDSQEIYYALKKLQKKTKIIASFGNISASGGVYIGMGAQHIVANPGTITGSIGVILRGNNLERLLEKVGVSFKVIKSGPYKDILSFDRELTEAEEKILQDMIDISYGQFVKTVAEARNLEVETVKTFADGRIFTGEQAKELGVVDRLGTEEDARIWAAELAGLDPEKAECRTIEEPRPLVSRLLSRSQLSSPMGRTLNWVEFELATAGQPLWLYRP; encoded by the coding sequence ATGGTGTGGCCTTTTCCTCCAAAAACCCGTAAACAAATTGCCCGCATTGAAATCACCGGGGCGATCGCCGCTGATACCCGGAAGCGAGTCCTCAAGGCCCTCGAAGAAGTTGAAGAAAAAAAATATCCTGCTCTCTTGTTACGTATCGACTCCCCTGGGGGGACGGTGGGTGATTCCCAAGAAATTTATTACGCCCTGAAAAAACTCCAGAAAAAGACAAAAATTATCGCCAGTTTCGGTAATATTTCCGCCTCTGGTGGGGTCTATATTGGCATGGGCGCCCAGCACATCGTCGCGAACCCCGGCACCATCACAGGCAGTATCGGTGTCATTTTACGGGGTAACAATTTAGAGCGTCTCCTCGAAAAAGTCGGTGTTTCTTTTAAAGTGATTAAATCCGGCCCCTACAAAGATATTTTGTCCTTTGACCGGGAGCTGACCGAAGCCGAAGAGAAAATTCTCCAGGACATGATCGATATTAGCTATGGCCAGTTTGTGAAAACTGTTGCTGAGGCCCGTAATCTAGAAGTCGAGACAGTCAAAACCTTTGCTGATGGCCGCATTTTTACAGGCGAACAAGCAAAAGAACTGGGGGTTGTCGATCGCCTCGGTACCGAAGAAGACGCCCGTATCTGGGCTGCAGAGCTTGCAGGTTTAGACCCAGAAAAGGCAGAATGTCGCACCATCGAAGAACCCAGACCCCTTGTCAGCCGCCTCCTTAGTCGTAGTCAATTGAGTTCTCCCATGGGAAGAACCCTGAATTGGGTAGAATTTGAACTGGCAACGGCGGGACAACCCCTGTGGCTCTATCGACCCTGA
- the aroH gene encoding chorismate mutase yields the protein MLEAEENNVDWKVRAIRGAITATANTKEAIADAVRELLDDIEARNQLDPEEIISVVFTTTADLDAIFPAAIARQRPNWDNVPLLDVQQMAVQGSLPRCVRVLIHLNTPKPQAEMYHSYLRHAQNLRPDWHLAQVAGR from the coding sequence ATGCTTGAGGCGGAGGAAAACAACGTGGACTGGAAGGTGCGGGCCATTCGAGGCGCAATTACGGCAACGGCCAACACAAAAGAGGCGATCGCCGATGCGGTGCGAGAACTCCTCGATGACATTGAGGCCCGTAATCAACTAGACCCCGAAGAAATCATCAGCGTTGTGTTTACGACTACAGCAGATTTAGACGCGATTTTCCCGGCGGCGATCGCCCGGCAACGGCCCAATTGGGATAATGTCCCTCTTCTAGATGTGCAACAAATGGCGGTCCAGGGCAGCCTCCCCCGGTGTGTACGGGTTCTCATCCATCTCAACACCCCTAAACCCCAAGCTGAAATGTATCACTCCTATCTCCGCCATGCCCAAAATCTGCGCCCCGATTGGCATCTGGCTCAGGTGGCGGGTCGGTAA
- the csgG gene encoding Curli production assembly/transport component CsgG subfamily protein — protein sequence MKANQFLTSMGRSTTLAVLALTLGLGSNEALAQVQPTISVPEFKNETSGSNWWWWNNSVSQELADALSNELTATGNFRVVERQNLGAVLSEQELAELGIVRPETGAQRGQVTGAQYIVLGQVTSYEEGVQEESTGLGISGIRIGGFRIGGGGRGSSEEAYVAVDLRVVDSTTGEVVHARTVEGRATSTENSGGATASFAGINLGGDRTATNRAPVGQALRAALIEATDYLSCVMVEQDGCLATYQARDDRRRENTRSILDLD from the coding sequence ATGAAAGCCAATCAATTTTTGACATCCATGGGCCGTTCGACAACCCTGGCAGTGTTGGCCCTGACCCTGGGGCTCGGTAGTAACGAAGCATTAGCCCAAGTGCAACCGACTATTTCTGTACCGGAATTTAAAAATGAAACCAGTGGTAGTAATTGGTGGTGGTGGAATAACAGTGTTTCCCAAGAGTTAGCAGATGCTCTCAGTAATGAATTGACCGCCACGGGTAACTTTCGTGTTGTAGAGCGCCAAAATCTTGGCGCCGTTCTCTCAGAACAGGAACTCGCAGAACTGGGTATTGTTCGCCCAGAAACTGGCGCCCAACGGGGTCAAGTCACCGGCGCTCAGTATATCGTCCTCGGCCAGGTGACCTCCTATGAAGAAGGGGTACAGGAAGAGTCCACAGGTCTTGGAATTAGCGGGATTCGTATCGGTGGTTTCCGCATTGGTGGCGGTGGTCGTGGCTCAAGCGAAGAGGCCTATGTCGCCGTTGATCTCCGGGTTGTAGATTCGACGACTGGGGAGGTTGTTCATGCTCGCACCGTGGAAGGTCGCGCCACTTCTACCGAAAATTCTGGGGGCGCAACGGCTAGCTTTGCTGGCATTAACCTCGGTGGCGATCGCACGGCCACAAATCGCGCCCCCGTGGGCCAGGCACTCCGTGCTGCCCTTATTGAAGCAACCGATTATCTCAGTTGTGTGATGGTAGAACAGGATGGTTGTCTTGCGACCTACCAGGCCCGGGATGATCGCCGCCGCGAAAATACCCGGAGCATCCTGGACCTAGACTAG
- a CDS encoding acetyltransferase, GNAT family protein, whose translation MAGTYDIRIMTRAELDLAVEWAAQEGWNPGLQDATSFYAADPTGFFVGLLNGEAIAAISAVKYAPDFAFIGFYIVKPAYRGQGYGWKIWQAAMASVAGRNVGLDGVVAQQENYKKSGFTLAYNNVRYSGVGGGEMPENLPLKPLAAIEIEKICAYDQRFFPGDRHTFLKSWLQQPHSTTWAMVNGSEITGYGMVRPCRQGYKIGPLFANNPKIAESLFLALKGSIPASSELFLDVPMINPEAIALAQRHHMQPVFETARMYTQTPPTIPLANIFGVTSFELG comes from the coding sequence ATGGCCGGAACCTACGACATTAGAATAATGACCCGGGCAGAGTTGGATTTGGCAGTGGAGTGGGCAGCTCAGGAAGGCTGGAATCCTGGTCTACAGGACGCAACTAGCTTCTATGCAGCGGATCCGACAGGATTTTTCGTCGGTCTGCTCAATGGGGAGGCGATCGCCGCCATCTCAGCGGTGAAATATGCCCCAGATTTTGCGTTTATCGGTTTCTACATCGTCAAACCAGCATATCGCGGTCAAGGTTATGGCTGGAAAATTTGGCAGGCAGCCATGGCCTCCGTCGCAGGTCGCAATGTGGGACTCGATGGGGTGGTAGCCCAGCAGGAAAATTACAAAAAGTCTGGTTTCACCCTAGCCTATAACAATGTGCGCTACAGCGGGGTTGGCGGTGGTGAGATGCCCGAAAATCTCCCTTTAAAACCCCTTGCTGCCATAGAAATCGAAAAAATCTGTGCCTATGATCAGCGGTTCTTTCCGGGCGATCGCCACACTTTTTTAAAATCTTGGCTCCAGCAACCGCATAGTACTACCTGGGCCATGGTCAATGGTTCTGAAATTACGGGTTATGGCATGGTCCGTCCCTGCCGTCAGGGTTATAAGATCGGCCCTCTGTTTGCCAACAATCCTAAAATTGCAGAAAGTCTTTTTCTCGCCCTCAAAGGCAGCATTCCTGCTAGTAGTGAATTATTCCTTGATGTGCCCATGATTAACCCTGAGGCGATCGCCTTGGCTCAACGTCATCACATGCAACCTGTTTTTGAAACAGCGCGAATGTATACCCAAACGCCCCCAACGATTCCCCTGGCAAATATCTTCGGTGTGACTAGCTTTGAACTGGGTTAA
- the ureB gene encoding urease, beta subunit, producing the protein MIPGELRPQTGDIELNAGRETKVITVANTGDRPIQIGSHFHFFEVNPALAFDRDTARGMRLNIPAGTAIRFEPGDEKEVELVALAGRRHVYGLNNLVNGALD; encoded by the coding sequence ATGATTCCAGGCGAACTGCGTCCCCAGACCGGGGACATCGAACTCAATGCGGGCCGCGAAACCAAGGTGATTACAGTGGCAAACACAGGCGATCGCCCGATCCAGATTGGCTCCCACTTTCATTTTTTTGAAGTCAACCCAGCCCTTGCCTTTGACCGGGATACAGCGCGGGGTATGCGTCTGAATATTCCGGCAGGGACAGCGATTCGATTTGAACCGGGCGATGAAAAAGAAGTAGAATTGGTCGCCTTGGCGGGTCGCCGCCATGTGTATGGTTTGAACAATTTGGTAAATGGAGCGTTGGATTAG
- the glk gene encoding glucokinase: MGAVIGIDLGGTAIKGGKFSLDGVCLAEKMVPTPQPSTPTAVAEAIAHLVNGLNADGSCRAVGIGIPGPVDGSARIAKVAINLSGWQDVPLAAWVEEKTGLSTTLNNDANCAGLGEAWLGAGRDRQNLILITLGTGVGGAIILNGQLFTGHYGAAGELGLITLNPDGPPCNSGNNGSFEQYCSINGVKRISGKDPGELGQLAQAGDAAAIAHWQTYGKLLGAGLTSLIYIFTPEIVIIGGGISASSEFFLPAAIAEIERRVLPSSRVDLEITKATLDNNAGMVGAAKLALQQFSLV; this comes from the coding sequence ATGGGTGCAGTGATTGGGATTGACCTGGGGGGAACCGCCATTAAAGGGGGAAAATTTAGCCTTGATGGAGTTTGCTTAGCGGAAAAAATGGTGCCCACTCCGCAACCCAGTACCCCAACTGCTGTCGCTGAGGCGATCGCCCACCTTGTCAATGGACTCAACGCCGACGGAAGCTGTCGAGCGGTTGGCATTGGCATTCCTGGCCCCGTCGATGGCAGCGCTCGTATCGCCAAGGTCGCGATTAATCTCAGCGGCTGGCAAGATGTGCCCCTCGCCGCTTGGGTGGAGGAAAAAACAGGTCTGTCGACAACACTGAATAACGATGCCAACTGTGCCGGTCTTGGAGAAGCCTGGTTAGGGGCAGGGCGCGATCGCCAAAATTTAATCCTGATTACCCTGGGGACTGGGGTCGGTGGGGCGATTATTCTTAATGGCCAACTGTTTACAGGGCACTACGGTGCAGCAGGAGAACTAGGACTCATCACGCTCAATCCTGACGGTCCCCCCTGTAATAGTGGCAACAATGGTTCCTTTGAACAATATTGTTCGATCAATGGCGTTAAACGCATCTCTGGTAAAGATCCTGGAGAATTAGGTCAACTGGCCCAGGCGGGAGATGCGGCGGCGATCGCCCATTGGCAAACCTATGGCAAATTGCTCGGGGCTGGGCTCACTAGCTTGATTTATATTTTTACCCCCGAAATTGTGATCATTGGCGGCGGCATTAGTGCCAGCAGTGAATTTTTCTTGCCAGCGGCGATCGCCGAAATTGAGCGACGGGTCTTGCCCTCGTCGCGGGTGGACCTAGAAATCACCAAAGCCACCCTAGATAATAATGCGGGGATGGTCGGGGCCGCGAAACTGGCACTCCAACAGTTCAGTCTAGTTTAA
- a CDS encoding transcriptional regulator, TetR family protein → MVGRKLAFNRNAALEKAMELFWEKGYSATSLTELLDYMGIQRQSLYNTFGNKHDLFLEAIAYYGKVAVRQLEERLNYSASPLDNVRNLFYQTAENAKILGCRGCFVVNAMIELAPHDPQVAALVEQIAQKVERVFAQTLDQAIANGELPENFDSPKTARYLYHVLLGLNTRIKGIPNPEHLRETLDLALLVLQPH, encoded by the coding sequence ATGGTGGGTCGAAAGCTCGCATTTAACCGTAATGCCGCCCTGGAAAAGGCGATGGAACTGTTCTGGGAAAAGGGTTACAGCGCCACAAGCCTTACGGAACTTCTAGACTACATGGGTATCCAGCGCCAAAGTTTGTACAACACCTTTGGCAATAAACACGATTTATTCCTAGAGGCGATCGCCTATTACGGCAAAGTCGCGGTGCGCCAACTGGAAGAACGCCTCAACTATTCCGCCTCGCCCCTCGATAATGTCCGTAATCTGTTCTACCAGACCGCTGAAAACGCGAAAATCCTTGGTTGTCGGGGCTGCTTTGTCGTAAATGCCATGATTGAGCTGGCCCCCCATGACCCCCAGGTGGCGGCCCTCGTCGAACAAATTGCCCAAAAAGTCGAACGGGTTTTTGCCCAAACCCTCGATCAGGCGATCGCCAACGGTGAGCTTCCCGAAAATTTCGATAGCCCAAAAACCGCCCGCTATCTTTACCACGTGCTGTTGGGTCTGAATACCCGTATTAAAGGCATTCCCAACCCTGAACATCTCAGAGAAACCCTCGATCTTGCCTTGCTAGTGTTGCAACCTCACTAA
- a CDS encoding putative membrane protein: MSNTSNFRDAIRQAQGQALVGPEVIKNALPYLGGGLLLTALGTYGGLGVLQTNPALFMPTFWGALIVELVLFFVARGVAEKANNSVALPLLAGYSLLSGYTLTGLVALALGTTGVGMQGVGIAALGCGITFILGRNIGSNLSDQDGLALAQTVRLGIIALFVVLLAQLGFSFFGVYTPSWLEVGISGLGTLLFAGCAVVDFYVLPRAYRNDQYLSAALSMYLTYINLFVFILRLLIALNSRD; this comes from the coding sequence ATGAGCAATACCAGTAATTTTCGTGATGCGATCCGGCAGGCCCAGGGCCAAGCCCTCGTCGGCCCAGAGGTGATCAAAAACGCCCTCCCCTACCTCGGGGGTGGTCTGTTGTTGACTGCCTTAGGAACCTATGGCGGTCTAGGGGTTTTACAAACTAACCCGGCTTTGTTTATGCCCACTTTTTGGGGGGCTTTGATTGTAGAATTGGTGCTCTTTTTTGTCGCCCGAGGCGTCGCAGAAAAGGCAAATAATAGTGTTGCTCTCCCCCTCTTGGCCGGCTACAGCTTACTCTCTGGTTATACCCTCACGGGTCTTGTGGCCCTCGCCCTTGGTACGACTGGCGTCGGCATGCAAGGGGTCGGTATCGCTGCGTTAGGGTGTGGTATCACCTTCATTCTGGGTCGCAACATTGGCTCTAACCTTTCGGACCAAGATGGTTTAGCCCTCGCCCAAACAGTCCGCCTCGGCATTATCGCTCTATTTGTGGTGCTGTTGGCCCAGCTGGGTTTCTCCTTCTTCGGGGTTTATACACCGAGTTGGCTAGAGGTGGGAATTTCTGGTTTAGGGACACTGCTGTTTGCGGGTTGTGCAGTGGTAGATTTTTATGTGTTGCCCCGAGCTTACCGTAATGATCAATACCTTTCGGCGGCCTTGTCGATGTACTTGACCTATATCAACTTGTTTGTATTTATTCTCCGGTTACTGATTGCCCTCAATAGTCGCGACTAA
- the accA gene encoding acetyl-CoA carboxylase, carboxyl transferase, alpha subunit, with amino-acid sequence MPKTERRTFLLDFEKPLSELESRIHQIRDLAEENNVDVSEQIQQLEARADQLREEIFSTLTPAQRLQLARHPRRPSTLDYIQMMTDEWFELHGDRGGSDDPALIGGVARFEGQPVVMLGHQKGRDTKDNVARNFGMPAPGGYRKAMRLMEHANRFGMPILTFIDTPGAWAGLEAEKLGQGEAIAYNLREMFSLDVPIICTVIGEGGSGGALGIGVGDRVLMLKNSVYTVATPEACAAILWKDAGKAEQAAAALKITAEDLKKLDIIDDIVPEPVSCAHTDPIGAAQLLKAAIQENLQSLLKLSPDRRRELRYQRFRKIGVFLENA; translated from the coding sequence ATGCCGAAAACGGAGCGCCGTACATTTCTGCTTGATTTCGAGAAACCCCTCTCGGAGTTAGAATCGCGCATCCACCAGATCCGCGACCTCGCCGAGGAAAATAATGTGGATGTCTCGGAACAAATTCAACAGCTAGAGGCACGGGCAGATCAACTCCGGGAAGAAATTTTTAGCACGTTAACCCCCGCCCAGCGGCTCCAGTTAGCCCGTCATCCCCGGCGACCCAGTACCCTCGACTACATCCAGATGATGACAGATGAGTGGTTTGAGCTCCATGGTGATCGTGGTGGGTCTGATGACCCGGCCTTGATCGGTGGCGTCGCGCGTTTCGAGGGGCAGCCAGTGGTGATGTTGGGTCACCAGAAAGGCCGTGATACGAAGGATAATGTCGCCCGTAATTTTGGGATGCCGGCCCCTGGGGGCTACCGTAAGGCGATGAGGCTGATGGAGCATGCCAATCGCTTTGGGATGCCAATTTTGACATTTATCGATACCCCTGGGGCTTGGGCTGGTCTGGAAGCTGAAAAACTCGGCCAGGGGGAGGCGATCGCCTACAACCTCCGGGAAATGTTTAGCCTTGATGTGCCGATTATTTGCACCGTGATTGGGGAAGGCGGCTCCGGTGGCGCCCTAGGGATTGGTGTGGGCGATCGCGTCTTGATGCTGAAAAATTCTGTTTACACCGTGGCGACCCCCGAAGCTTGTGCGGCAATTCTCTGGAAGGATGCCGGAAAAGCAGAACAGGCTGCCGCCGCCCTTAAAATTACTGCCGAGGATCTCAAGAAACTCGATATTATCGATGATATTGTGCCTGAACCTGTTTCCTGTGCCCACACTGACCCCATTGGCGCCGCCCAACTGCTCAAAGCAGCGATCCAAGAAAATCTCCAATCTCTGTTAAAACTCAGCCCAGACCGACGTCGAGAACTGCGCTACCAACGGTTCCGCAAGATCGGTGTCTTCCTAGAGAATGCCTAA
- the folE gene encoding GTP cyclohydrolase I has translation MTTSSSSGFNGSTKTIATDALGRDLSDLVTRPDRNSHDGKTASIRPTTEESQQKMAEAVYTMLEAVGEDPEREGLLKTPLRVAKSMQFLTQGYSQSLEELVNGAIFDEGHNEMVLVRDIDFFSLCEHHMLPFMGRAHVAYIPNQKVVGLSKLARIVEMYSRRLQVQERLTRQIAEAVQEILDPQGVAVVMEGIHMCMSMRGVQKPGSWTVTSAMIGCFQKEQKTREEFLNLIRHQPSFI, from the coding sequence ATGACAACATCTTCTTCAAGCGGCTTCAATGGTTCCACGAAAACCATAGCGACTGATGCCCTAGGTCGTGACCTTAGTGACCTGGTAACGCGCCCAGATCGCAATAGCCACGATGGTAAAACAGCAAGCATTCGCCCCACAACAGAAGAAAGCCAGCAAAAAATGGCAGAAGCTGTTTACACCATGCTCGAAGCCGTCGGCGAAGATCCTGAGCGGGAAGGTTTGCTAAAAACACCGCTGCGGGTTGCGAAGTCGATGCAATTTTTGACCCAAGGTTACAGCCAGTCCTTGGAAGAACTCGTCAACGGTGCCATCTTTGATGAAGGACATAATGAAATGGTGCTGGTGCGGGACATTGACTTCTTTAGTCTTTGTGAGCACCACATGCTGCCTTTTATGGGTCGTGCCCATGTTGCCTATATCCCGAATCAAAAGGTAGTAGGCCTCAGTAAATTGGCGCGGATCGTTGAGATGTATTCCCGCCGCCTCCAGGTGCAAGAGCGTTTAACTCGCCAAATCGCCGAAGCAGTGCAGGAGATCCTCGATCCCCAAGGGGTAGCGGTTGTTATGGAAGGGATCCACATGTGTATGTCGATGCGGGGAGTTCAGAAACCCGGCTCTTGGACGGTAACCAGCGCGATGATTGGCTGTTTTCAGAAGGAACAAAAGACCCGCGAGGAGTTCCTAAACCTCATTCGTCACCAGCCGAGCTTTATCTAA